A region of the Chryseobacterium cucumeris genome:
TTTCTCAGTTTCACCTGTTCATCCCACGGCAAATGAATGGTCTCCAGACATTCCGTAGAACAGCAGTTTTCCATCGCAGCTTTACAATCGTCGCATTGGATAAACAACAAATGACAGGCATCATTGGCACAATTGGTATGATTATCACAAGGTTTTCCACACTGGTGGCATTGTGCAATAATATCATCTGTAATTCTCTCCCCCAGTCGGTGGTCAAATACAAAGTTTTTACCAATGAATTTACTTTTTATTCCTTCTTCTTTGATCTGTCGTGTATATTCAATGATACCTCCTTCCAATTGATAAACATTTTTGAAACCTTGGTGTTTGAAGTAAGCACTGGCTTTTTCACAACGGATTCCTCCGGTACAGTACATCAACAGGTTTTTATCTTCTTTAAAATCCTGTAGCTGTTCATTGATGATGGGTAAACTTTCTCTGAAATTTTCCACATCCGGAGTAATGGCACCTTCAAAATGCCCTACTTCACTTTCGTAGTGATTTCTGAAATCTACAACAATGGTATTGGGATCTTCCAGCATATTATTGAATTCCTGAGCTTTTAAGTGAATTCCTTTATTGGTCACATCAAAAGTTTCGTCATTCAAACCGTCAGCAACAATTTTGTTTCTGACTTTTATGGTTAATTTTAAAAATGAGTAATTGTCTTGGTCTACCGCTACATTCAAACGGATTCCTTTCATGAAGTCATAAACTTCGAGCGTATCACGAAAAGCCTCAAACTGATCTGCAGGAACACTCATCTGAGCATTAATTCCTTCTGTAGCAACATAAATACGGCCAAGTGCGTCCAATGCATTCCAGGCTATAAATAGTTCGTCGCGAAATTTTTTGGGGTCTTCGATTTTGGCATACGCATAGAAAGACAAGGTAAGACGGTCTTTACCGGTTTCATCAATAAGTTGAGCTCTTTCTTCTGCGCTTAAGGTGTTATACAGTTGCATGCTATAAACGTTTTAAGTGAGAATAAAAATTTTTGCAAAGATAATCATTTTAGAATTAAGTATATTTATAACACCAATCACGAACAATAATCAGTAACCTGCCAGCAATGAAAATCAGATCACTATCTATGATAAGTCTGCCATATTTTCTTTAATTTTTTTTTAAGTTTTGTTAACTGTGGCATTAACAATTATGACATAAGGCACAAAATCATATAATAGCCGTTAAATTTTAGTTAAAATTGAAACATAGCATACTAATTGCTTACTTATTTAACATTAAATTTGTTTACTCAAAAACATAAAAAGAAAATTAATTAATAAACAAGAAAGATATACAATGAAGAGTACTTTAAAAAAACTATTACCATTTGCAGTAGTTGGAGTCCTTTCCGGAGCTACTACCGTTGGAGCTTTACAATATTTCGGACACGGCTCCAACAATGGAGATCAATCTTATTTCACAACAGCAGCACCCAATACTTCATTCGCAGGAATGAATACGGGAGCAGTAGGTGATGATTTTGTAAAGGCGGCTAAAACAACCGTTCCCGCTGTAGTAACTATTAAAAATTATCAAAGCAGAACATCAAGCAGAGCTTCAGAGCAGGATTTGTTTGACTTTTTCTTCGGAGATCCTTTCGGGGGAAGAGGCCAGCAGAGACAAAAGCAGCAGGTTCCTGATAATATGCCATCGGGAATGGGTTCAGGGGTAATCATCTCTCCGGACGGTTATATCATTTCCAACAACCACGTGGTAGCAGGTGCTAATAAGCTGGAGGTCGTACTAAGCAACAAGAAATCATATATTGCAACATTGGTTGGAACAGACCCTAATACAGATATCTCTTTATTAAAGATTGAAGAAAAAGGGCTTCCTTATCTGAATTTTGCGAATTCTGACAATATTGACGTAGGGCAATGGGTTCTTGCAGTAGGAAATCCACTAGGATTAAACTCTACGGTAACAGCAGGTATTGTTTCTGCTAAAGGAAGAGGTATCGGAATCCTGGGAAGCCAGGGAAAAGCTGCTAATCCTATTGAAAGTTTCATCCAGACGGATGCTGCCATTAACCCGGGTAACTCAGGAGGTGCTTTGGTAAATACCAATGGAGAACTGATCGGGATCAATTCTGCGATTCAGTCTACCACAGGATATTACCAGGGATACGGATTTGCCGTTCCTTCTAACCTGGCGAGAAAAATTGTTGAGGATATCAAGAAATTCGGAATTGTACAGAGAGGATTCCTTGGAGTTCAGTCTTTAGATCTTTCAAATGATCAGTTAGTAGCATCTTACAACAAGCAGTTTAAAACAAATCTAAAAGTAGGATCAGGAATCTATATTACAGGATTTGGTGAAAACAGTGGTGCTGAAGATGCAGGATTGAAAAAAGGAGACGTTATCACCAAAGTAGACAACTACGATATTACAGACTTTGCTGATCTTTCCATGTCTATCGGAAGCAAGCGTCCTGGTGACAAAGTTCAGGTAACCTACTCAAGAAATGGTAAAGAAGGAACTACTTCGGTAACACTTAGAGACCAGAAAGGAGGAACTTCAACCAGAACGAAAGCCGATCTTAGCGTAACAGAAAAAATCGGATCTGAATTCGACCCTCTTACGGAGCGTTTTAAAACAGAATACGGACTGAACAGTGGTGTAGTAGCTAAAAACGTTTCTGAGGGCAGTGAAATGGCTAAAATCGGAATTGTAGATAACTATATCATCATCGAGGTAAACGGCAAACCGGTCAATTCACAGAAAGATGTAGAAAAGATCCTTGAGAAATATCAGGGGAATGTACAGGTGAAATTCGTGGATGATTACGGAAGAATTTATACCAAAGGATTCAAAATGCCTTAATTGAATTTTTTTGATTTCACATTAAAAAGTTAACCATTCTTGCTTAAGAATGGTTTTTTTTGAAAAAAAGTTAACTAAGCTCAATGCAGAAACTAACACAAGCCATATAAAACACTGATTAACACACTTCTATTTTTTATATATTTGAAAAAACAAAAATGCATGAAAAAAGCTACCTATGAGGATAGAGAAAAAGTCGTTACTATTTTATGCCAGTCTTTCACAAATGTTCTTATTCCTAATTCTATCAATTTTGTCATAAAGAATTCTGGCAACAGATATAAGAGATTGAGAGCATTAATGGAATTTCAATTTGATTTATCACTGCTAAATGGAAGCATATTTCTCAGCGACGATCACAAAGCATGCATTTTATACTTAGAAAAATCCCAAATCAGTTTAAAAAAAATCTGGCTTGAAATAAAATTGCTGTTCAATTGTATTGGAATTGAAAATATCTTTAAAGTTTTACAACGAGAAAAACTCTTAGTAAAATTTCATCCGGAAGAAAAATTTGTTCATTTATGGTTAATGGCTGTAGTTCCTGGTGAACAGGGCAAAGGAATTGGAACAAGACTTTTAAAAGAATCTATGAGTAAATATGAGAACGAACTCATATATGTTGAAACAACAACATTAGAAAACAGAACCTTCTACCAACAAAATGGATTTACCATTTTCCATGAAACCTTTGAGCTGGATTATCCTCTTTATTTTTTGAAATATGTTTAATACGGAAATCTACTAACTCTTTTCAACAAAAAACGCTGCAGAATCTGCAGCGTTTTTTTTATTATTTATTTAGACTTATTCATTTTGTCAGCGATACTTTTCTTTTTATTTCTTTCATAGATCACTTCTACAATCTTCCCTCCAATCCAGGAAAACGGAAAGAACGTAAGGAAAATGGAGATCTTATAAAACGTAGGATGATAGGGAAAAATAATAACATCCAACATGGCAATAAAAAGCATAATAAAGCCAATCAGAATAGCATAGGCTACTTTAGCATATTTAACAATGATAGCGGTTGCCACTCCCCCAATAGTAGTTCCTAATCCGGAAATAAATAAAAGGAAGCCGAAAAACGCCTTATCATCTTTCATACTGAAAAGAAACCTTTGCCAGTGCTCAAACGGAGCAAAAGCCTCAAAAGTTACCCATTGCGGAAAAGCCCTTATACCAAGAGTAATAATAAGCCCTGCAATACCAAGACCTATCAGAACCGCAACTGTATTTCTTATAAAATTCATTAATCCTGATGTGCAATCATAGAAATTTCGATATCCACATTTTTAGGCAAACATGAAACCTGTACTGTTTCACGAGCTGGATAGCTTTCTGAATCTAAGTAAGATGCATAGATATCATTCATTACAGCAAAATCATCCATACTTTTAAGGAAGATGGTAGCTTTTACAACGTTTTTGAAAGTCATGCCGGCTTCAGTAAGAATCGCTTCAAGGTTTTTCATTACCTGGTGCGTTTCCTTTTCAATACCTTCTACCAATTTACCAGTTGCAGGATCTACAGGAATCTGTCCGGAGATATACAAAACTCCGTTGGCCATATTAGCTTGTGAATAAGGTCCGATCGCTGCAGGTGCATTAACTGTGTTGATTATTTGTTTCATAACGGATATTTATTTTTTTCTATGGTTATATGCAATCACTATCTGCAATATTCGTTGGTATTTGAATTCTGCCAACAGTGATTTTCATTAGAATTTATTTTGCTTGCAAATATAAAATTTATATTGTCAAATGCCAATCTGATATTAGAAAGGTGCATTAGGCTGGGTAAAGCTTCTGTCTTTGTACTTCAAGGCATCA
Encoded here:
- a CDS encoding rhodanese-related sulfurtransferase, which encodes MQLYNTLSAEERAQLIDETGKDRLTLSFYAYAKIEDPKKFRDELFIAWNALDALGRIYVATEGINAQMSVPADQFEAFRDTLEVYDFMKGIRLNVAVDQDNYSFLKLTIKVRNKIVADGLNDETFDVTNKGIHLKAQEFNNMLEDPNTIVVDFRNHYESEVGHFEGAITPDVENFRESLPIINEQLQDFKEDKNLLMYCTGGIRCEKASAYFKHQGFKNVYQLEGGIIEYTRQIKEEGIKSKFIGKNFVFDHRLGERITDDIIAQCHQCGKPCDNHTNCANDACHLLFIQCDDCKAAMENCCSTECLETIHLPWDEQVKLRKGLQVGNKVFRKGKSDALKFKNSGDLTDKPLAKAETKNIRQKIAVKKELIGKAEHYYSKSKIAQFLIEHKDLSVGDKVLISGPTTGEQEVTITEIYANGGPCETANIGDQITFALPFRVRLSDKLYRIVQNA
- a CDS encoding RidA family protein, with product MKQIINTVNAPAAIGPYSQANMANGVLYISGQIPVDPATGKLVEGIEKETHQVMKNLEAILTEAGMTFKNVVKATIFLKSMDDFAVMNDIYASYLDSESYPARETVQVSCLPKNVDIEISMIAHQD
- a CDS encoding GNAT family N-acetyltransferase → MKKATYEDREKVVTILCQSFTNVLIPNSINFVIKNSGNRYKRLRALMEFQFDLSLLNGSIFLSDDHKACILYLEKSQISLKKIWLEIKLLFNCIGIENIFKVLQREKLLVKFHPEEKFVHLWLMAVVPGEQGKGIGTRLLKESMSKYENELIYVETTTLENRTFYQQNGFTIFHETFELDYPLYFLKYV
- a CDS encoding trypsin-like peptidase domain-containing protein translates to MKSTLKKLLPFAVVGVLSGATTVGALQYFGHGSNNGDQSYFTTAAPNTSFAGMNTGAVGDDFVKAAKTTVPAVVTIKNYQSRTSSRASEQDLFDFFFGDPFGGRGQQRQKQQVPDNMPSGMGSGVIISPDGYIISNNHVVAGANKLEVVLSNKKSYIATLVGTDPNTDISLLKIEEKGLPYLNFANSDNIDVGQWVLAVGNPLGLNSTVTAGIVSAKGRGIGILGSQGKAANPIESFIQTDAAINPGNSGGALVNTNGELIGINSAIQSTTGYYQGYGFAVPSNLARKIVEDIKKFGIVQRGFLGVQSLDLSNDQLVASYNKQFKTNLKVGSGIYITGFGENSGAEDAGLKKGDVITKVDNYDITDFADLSMSIGSKRPGDKVQVTYSRNGKEGTTSVTLRDQKGGTSTRTKADLSVTEKIGSEFDPLTERFKTEYGLNSGVVAKNVSEGSEMAKIGIVDNYIIIEVNGKPVNSQKDVEKILEKYQGNVQVKFVDDYGRIYTKGFKMP